One window from the genome of Dyadobacter sp. CECT 9275 encodes:
- a CDS encoding helicase HerA-like domain-containing protein produces MSSKDQFIASIQKSYQTNQPTIHLGSAILNGEIISEARVNLPLRMMNRHGLVAGATGSGKTRTLQVLAEQLSAAGVPVFMSDIKGDLSGIAQPGKSNAAIEERAAALGITFEPRGFPVELYSLSGKKGSQMRATILEFGPVLLSKIFELNDTQSGVLAILFKYADDKDLPMVDLNDLKKVLSYLSEGPGAAEIKSDYGSISSSTAGTILRKIVALEQQGVSSIFGERSFDITDLINKVDGQGVISLLNISDVQDKPALFSTFMLSLLAELYQKLPEAGDLDKPKLVFFLDEAHLLFKDAPRAFQDQIEQVVRLIRSKGVGIFFCTQMAQDIPVSVLSQLGNRVQHVLRAFTPQDADALKQTVKTYPRSDYYAIDQILTTLGIGQALITVLNEKGIPTEVAATHLVPPMSVMGPMVQADYDNHVRQSDLYQKYKDPVDPESAYEMLTRRMEEHAKVEAQAKEEVQQTRQQKEEKGMISEVLASPLAKQIGREVVRGVFGMLFGKTTTSSRKKSGGLFGF; encoded by the coding sequence GTGTCCAGCAAAGATCAGTTTATAGCTTCCATCCAGAAGTCATACCAGACCAATCAGCCGACGATACATCTTGGATCGGCAATATTGAACGGAGAAATTATTTCCGAGGCAAGGGTAAATCTTCCTTTACGCATGATGAACCGCCACGGACTGGTGGCAGGGGCCACCGGTTCGGGAAAAACACGTACTCTACAGGTACTGGCCGAACAGCTTTCAGCCGCAGGAGTACCTGTTTTCATGTCGGATATTAAAGGAGACCTATCCGGAATTGCCCAGCCTGGAAAAAGCAATGCTGCCATTGAAGAACGGGCAGCAGCATTGGGAATAACCTTTGAGCCGCGAGGCTTTCCGGTGGAGCTTTATTCGCTGAGCGGAAAAAAGGGCTCACAAATGCGGGCCACCATTCTGGAATTCGGCCCGGTACTGCTGTCCAAAATTTTTGAACTGAACGATACCCAATCCGGGGTTCTTGCCATTCTTTTTAAATATGCGGATGATAAGGACCTGCCCATGGTTGACCTCAACGACCTGAAAAAAGTACTGAGCTACCTCTCAGAGGGGCCGGGTGCAGCAGAGATCAAATCGGATTACGGAAGTATTTCTTCCTCCACGGCAGGAACCATTTTACGGAAGATAGTGGCTTTGGAGCAGCAGGGCGTCAGCAGCATTTTTGGCGAAAGGTCTTTTGACATCACCGACCTCATCAATAAAGTTGACGGACAAGGGGTGATCAGCCTTTTAAACATATCGGATGTCCAGGACAAGCCTGCGCTCTTTTCCACTTTTATGCTGAGCCTCCTGGCTGAACTGTACCAAAAATTACCGGAGGCGGGCGATCTGGACAAGCCGAAACTGGTTTTCTTTCTGGACGAAGCGCATTTATTGTTTAAAGATGCCCCAAGAGCTTTCCAGGATCAGATTGAGCAGGTTGTGCGGCTGATACGCTCCAAAGGAGTAGGTATTTTCTTTTGCACGCAAATGGCACAGGATATCCCCGTATCTGTGTTATCTCAGCTTGGAAACCGGGTTCAGCACGTTTTACGCGCCTTCACGCCTCAGGATGCTGACGCCCTTAAGCAAACCGTCAAGACCTATCCAAGATCCGATTATTACGCCATCGACCAGATCCTCACCACACTCGGTATCGGCCAGGCGCTCATTACTGTACTCAACGAAAAAGGTATACCTACGGAGGTGGCTGCCACGCATCTGGTCCCTCCTATGTCCGTGATGGGCCCTATGGTGCAGGCCGACTACGACAACCATGTTCGCCAGTCGGATTTGTATCAAAAATACAAAGACCCTGTCGACCCGGAAAGTGCTTACGAAATGCTCACCCGCAGAATGGAGGAGCACGCAAAAGTAGAAGCACAGGCGAAGGAAGAAGTGCAGCAAACCCGGCAGCAGAAAGAAGAAAAAGGGATGATATCGGAGGTACTGGCTTCTCCGCTGGCCAAACAAATCGGGCGCGAAGTGGTACGTGGTGTATTTGGAATGCTGTTTGGAAAAACGACAACAAGTTCCCGAAAAAAAAGCGGCGGGTTATTCGGCTTTTAA
- the hemH gene encoding ferrochelatase, which produces MSTDTLASPDTFQSKPIRKTGVLIVNLGTPDSPSVPDVRKYLRQFLMDERVIDIPYLNRWLLINLIIAPFRAPKSAKVYRKLWLPEGSPLKIYGYSVEEKLQKVLGEKYVVKLAMRYQSPSIESALKELRKECLTDIVVVSFFPQYASASTGSVYKEVMRVVQDWEVLPEIRFTNRFLDHPKFIEAFANLGKKYMAERDYDHVVFSYHGLPERQITKGDVTRNFCQFGSCCDVLDHRNQHCYRAQCFETTRLLVKEMGIPEGKYTTCFQSRLGKTPWIKPYTDEIIPELTKKGVKSVLAFSPSFVADCLETTIEVGEEYKELFEKEGGIHWQLVESLNDSDIWVETVEDLVKNA; this is translated from the coding sequence ATGAGCACCGACACATTGGCATCCCCCGACACTTTCCAGAGTAAACCAATACGTAAGACAGGAGTATTGATCGTTAATCTGGGAACGCCGGATAGCCCTTCCGTACCGGATGTAAGGAAATATCTCCGGCAATTTCTGATGGATGAACGTGTGATTGATATCCCGTATCTTAACCGCTGGTTGCTAATCAATCTGATCATCGCCCCTTTCCGTGCACCCAAGTCTGCCAAGGTATACCGTAAGCTATGGCTTCCCGAAGGGTCTCCGTTAAAAATTTACGGCTACTCGGTGGAAGAAAAACTACAGAAAGTATTGGGAGAAAAATATGTAGTAAAGCTGGCCATGCGTTATCAGAGCCCGAGTATTGAAAGTGCGCTCAAAGAACTCCGGAAAGAATGCCTTACCGATATTGTGGTGGTATCGTTTTTCCCACAGTATGCCTCTGCTTCAACAGGATCTGTCTATAAAGAGGTTATGCGTGTAGTGCAGGACTGGGAGGTATTACCCGAGATCAGGTTCACGAACCGGTTTCTCGATCATCCGAAGTTTATCGAAGCTTTTGCAAATCTTGGTAAAAAATATATGGCAGAACGCGACTACGACCACGTCGTTTTCAGCTACCACGGCTTGCCCGAGCGCCAGATAACCAAAGGGGATGTTACCCGTAATTTTTGCCAGTTTGGAAGCTGCTGTGACGTTCTGGACCATCGGAACCAGCATTGTTACAGGGCTCAATGTTTTGAAACAACGAGATTGCTTGTAAAAGAAATGGGGATTCCCGAAGGCAAATATACCACCTGCTTTCAGTCGAGACTTGGGAAAACGCCCTGGATAAAACCATATACCGACGAAATAATACCGGAGCTCACTAAAAAAGGTGTAAAAAGTGTACTGGCCTTTTCTCCTTCGTTTGTTGCAGATTGCCTTGAAACAACTATTGAAGTGGGTGAGGAATATAAAGAGTTATTCGAAAAGGAAGGTGGTATTCACTGGCAGCTGGTAGAAAGCCTGAACGACAGCGATATATGGGTGGAAACGGTAGAGGACCTGGTTAAAAATGCCTGA
- a CDS encoding N-acetylornithine carbamoyltransferase: MKHFLSIHDVADLNKLVTSGIISKRNPFGDAELGRNKTIGLLFFNSSLRTRISTQKAAQNLGLNVITMNVGQDGWGLEMEEGVVMNGDKAEHVKEAAAVIGSYCDIIGIRSFAGLQDREKDYQEIVFQQFKKYAEVPIINLESATRHPLQSLADCITIEEFKTKERPKVVLTWLPHFKPLPQAVANSFCEWMNRTDVELVITHPEGYDLSPEFAGKGQVIYDQNKALEGADFVYGKNWSSYHHYGQVLTSDPSWMITEEKMSLTDNGKFMHCLPLRRNMKVADEVLDGPRSLVIEQAANREWSAQAALREILMGL; this comes from the coding sequence ATGAAACACTTTTTATCCATCCACGACGTAGCAGACCTTAACAAACTGGTTACCAGTGGAATAATCTCCAAAAGAAACCCGTTTGGTGATGCCGAACTTGGCAGGAACAAGACAATCGGATTATTATTCTTTAATTCCAGCCTCAGAACCAGAATCAGCACACAGAAAGCTGCTCAAAACCTGGGACTGAACGTGATCACGATGAACGTAGGCCAGGACGGCTGGGGATTAGAAATGGAAGAAGGTGTGGTCATGAATGGTGACAAAGCCGAGCACGTAAAAGAAGCTGCGGCGGTGATCGGAAGTTATTGCGACATTATCGGTATCCGTTCCTTTGCCGGATTGCAAGACCGCGAAAAGGACTATCAGGAAATTGTTTTCCAGCAATTCAAAAAATATGCGGAGGTCCCGATTATCAACCTGGAATCTGCCACCCGTCACCCGCTGCAATCACTTGCCGACTGCATTACGATCGAAGAATTTAAAACAAAGGAACGCCCCAAAGTAGTACTTACCTGGCTTCCGCATTTCAAACCACTTCCGCAGGCCGTTGCGAATTCATTTTGCGAATGGATGAACAGGACAGACGTGGAGCTTGTCATCACACATCCCGAAGGATATGATCTGTCGCCGGAATTTGCGGGCAAAGGACAGGTCATTTATGATCAGAACAAAGCGCTGGAAGGGGCTGATTTTGTTTATGGCAAAAACTGGTCGTCCTATCATCATTACGGGCAGGTACTCACCAGCGACCCTTCCTGGATGATAACTGAGGAAAAAATGTCATTAACGGATAACGGTAAATTCATGCACTGCCTTCCACTCCGGAGAAATATGAAGGTTGCCGACGAAGTACTGGACGGCCCGCGCTCCCTGGTGATTGAACAGGCCGCCAACAGGGAATGGTCTGCCCAGGCTGCGCTCAGGGAAATTCTGATGGGCCTCTAG
- a CDS encoding cysteine desulfurase family protein, translating into MKAYFDNAATTQLDPEVLEAMLPLMTEQFGNPSSIHSYGRAVRSAIERARKSVAGILNAAPAEIFFTSGGTEADNTAIRSSIETFGLKHAITSRIEHHAVLHTLEHLAKTGTIELSYVRINEKGEVDLAHLEALLQSRPRSLVSLMHGNNEIGNLLDLQTVGDICEKYDAVFHCDTVQTMGHYRHDLQQLKTNFIVGAGHKFHGPKGIGFLYIKPGTRISPYLHGGSQERNMRGGTENIYGIVGLAKALEIAYRDMDEHRKHIENLKRRMIARLTAEIEGIGFNGNSDQIDNSLYTVLSVSLPPSDISDMLLFNMDISGIAVSGGSACSSGTDVGSHVLTELGVDPDRANVRFSFGKYNTAEEVDYAVSVLADLYKEKVFL; encoded by the coding sequence ATGAAAGCGTATTTTGATAATGCGGCAACCACACAGCTTGATCCTGAGGTTTTGGAAGCGATGCTGCCGCTTATGACAGAGCAATTTGGGAACCCGTCGTCCATTCATTCTTATGGGCGTGCGGTCCGTTCGGCAATTGAAAGAGCGAGGAAAAGTGTAGCCGGGATTTTAAATGCGGCACCTGCTGAGATTTTCTTTACATCCGGAGGTACCGAAGCTGACAATACGGCGATCCGGTCCAGTATCGAAACTTTTGGGTTGAAACATGCCATTACCTCCAGGATAGAGCATCATGCCGTTCTGCATACGCTGGAGCATCTCGCCAAAACGGGTACGATTGAATTAAGCTATGTAAGGATAAATGAAAAAGGGGAGGTTGATCTGGCACATCTGGAAGCGTTGCTGCAGTCACGGCCCAGGTCTCTTGTGTCGCTAATGCATGGAAACAATGAAATTGGCAATTTGCTGGATTTGCAGACGGTGGGAGATATTTGTGAAAAGTATGATGCGGTGTTTCATTGTGATACGGTGCAAACCATGGGTCATTACAGGCATGATCTTCAGCAGCTTAAGACCAATTTTATTGTAGGTGCCGGGCATAAATTTCACGGCCCGAAGGGCATAGGGTTTTTATATATAAAACCAGGTACCAGAATAAGTCCGTACTTACACGGAGGCTCCCAGGAGCGTAACATGCGCGGAGGTACCGAAAATATCTATGGTATTGTTGGGCTGGCCAAGGCGCTGGAAATTGCTTACAGGGATATGGATGAGCACAGGAAACATATCGAAAATCTGAAGCGCCGTATGATTGCCCGGTTAACCGCAGAGATAGAAGGGATTGGCTTTAACGGTAATTCAGATCAGATTGACAACAGCTTGTACACTGTTCTGAGTGTGAGCCTGCCACCTTCGGATATCAGCGATATGCTGCTGTTCAATATGGATATTTCAGGTATTGCAGTTTCCGGTGGAAGTGCATGTTCCAGCGGGACAGACGTAGGCTCACACGTTCTAACAGAATTAGGGGTGGATCCGGACCGCGCCAATGTGCGGTTTTCCTTTGGTAAGTATAATACAGCAGAAGAGGTTGATTATGCAGTGTCTGTACTGGCAGACTTGTATAAAGAGAAAGTTTTTCTCTAG
- a CDS encoding transglutaminase family protein: MNLSVRHSLQYSYNSPVALQPHTLYLYPRSYPHQRVIDYQLLIDPFPSKIVKNVDAEGNVQQVVYFYNGPVSYLTVTASMTLLSETINVFDFVLFPFGSKNFPFLYDNRIHKYLLPYLNRGDVTGNVEQFARKIANEVNWGTVPFLVELCKYIFENFSYSHRAYGSAMHPDDTLRNSTGTCRDFARLYMACCRSLGIAARFVSGYLYGNPQQAHELHAWVEVYLPGAGWRGFDPTEGKVIGNNHISLGTSADFDQLAPVMGSFKGYANSSLFTNVTIEMTA, from the coding sequence ATGAACCTGAGTGTTCGGCATTCCCTTCAATATTCGTATAATAGTCCGGTGGCTCTTCAGCCTCACACACTTTATTTATATCCCCGGTCTTACCCGCATCAGCGAGTGATTGACTATCAGCTTTTGATAGACCCTTTTCCGTCGAAGATTGTCAAAAATGTGGATGCGGAAGGAAATGTTCAGCAGGTGGTTTATTTCTATAATGGGCCGGTAAGCTATCTGACGGTGACGGCATCTATGACCCTTTTATCGGAAACGATCAACGTTTTTGATTTTGTACTATTTCCGTTCGGCTCAAAAAACTTTCCTTTTTTATACGACAACAGGATACATAAGTACCTTCTGCCATATCTGAACAGAGGAGATGTTACCGGAAATGTGGAACAATTTGCAAGGAAAATTGCCAATGAGGTGAACTGGGGTACGGTACCTTTTTTGGTAGAATTATGTAAATATATCTTTGAAAACTTCTCATACAGCCACAGAGCATACGGAAGCGCCATGCATCCGGATGATACCTTGAGGAACAGCACCGGTACCTGCCGCGATTTTGCCAGACTGTACATGGCCTGTTGCCGGAGTCTTGGGATTGCGGCCCGTTTCGTAAGCGGTTATCTGTACGGTAACCCTCAGCAAGCCCACGAACTGCATGCCTGGGTGGAGGTGTACCTCCCGGGAGCGGGCTGGCGGGGATTTGACCCAACCGAGGGTAAAGTAATTGGTAATAACCACATAAGCCTGGGAACCTCTGCAGATTTTGATCAGCTGGCACCTGTGATGGGGTCTTTTAAAGGATATGCGAATTCATCGCTTTTTACAAATGTGACAATTGAAATGACCGCATAA
- a CDS encoding peptidase has protein sequence MTYCLGIKVAKGLVAIADTRLTSGTEVSSNKKVSVHQLENHSIFIMTSGLRSVRDKAITYFREVLDEQDSTFNKLYKAVNAFGAQVRRVAEEDKKSLTEAGLAFNLFAIVGGQLENDEEHKLFLLYPEGNWVEVGDEGSPFVIIGNSGYGKPLLYRSLRFDSSMQDALKIGFLSFDSTRVSSNDVDYPIDVILYEKDSFQVMEHRFEKDDLDFVAKQWSALLNNSVQKLPVEWMESVFTKIEETS, from the coding sequence ATGACATATTGCCTAGGGATTAAAGTAGCAAAAGGGCTCGTAGCCATTGCAGATACCCGTTTGACATCCGGAACGGAAGTTTCGTCGAATAAAAAAGTATCTGTTCATCAACTTGAAAATCATTCGATATTTATCATGACCTCCGGTTTACGGTCTGTTCGTGACAAGGCGATCACCTATTTCCGGGAAGTTCTGGATGAGCAGGACTCCACTTTTAACAAGTTATACAAAGCCGTAAATGCTTTTGGAGCGCAGGTGAGGAGAGTAGCCGAAGAGGATAAAAAATCATTAACCGAGGCAGGCCTGGCCTTTAACCTTTTTGCCATTGTGGGAGGGCAGCTGGAAAATGATGAGGAGCACAAGTTGTTTCTCCTCTATCCCGAAGGCAATTGGGTAGAGGTTGGTGACGAAGGCTCGCCTTTTGTGATTATCGGAAACTCGGGTTATGGAAAGCCTTTGCTGTACCGGAGCCTGCGGTTTGACTCCAGCATGCAGGATGCCCTCAAAATAGGATTTTTATCTTTTGATTCAACCCGGGTAAGTTCCAATGACGTGGATTATCCCATTGATGTTATCCTCTACGAAAAGGATTCTTTTCAGGTGATGGAACACCGTTTTGAGAAAGACGACCTGGATTTTGTGGCCAAACAATGGAGTGCTCTGTTAAATAATTCGGTACAGAAGTTACCGGTAGAGTGGATGGAATCTGTTTTTACTAAAATTGAGGAAACCTCATGA
- the glmM gene encoding phosphoglucosamine mutase, whose product MTLIKSISGIRGIVGGKPGEALTPIDVVKFSAAYGTWLRHTNPENSKVIIGRDARLSGQMVSRLVAGTLQGVGLNVVDLGLSTTPTVEIAVAVEKAAGGIILTASHNPIQWNALKLLNHLGEFISEEDGAEILRIADAEDFVFVDVKKLGSYQSDDTYLQKHIEHVLGLALVDTAAIKNANFRIVVDAVNSTGGIAVPMLLEALGVEPKNIKLINCEPTGNFAHNPEPLPEHLREISKELEQGSFNLGIVVDPDVDRLALMCEDGTPFGEEYTLVAVADYVLKNTPGNTVSNLSSTAALRDVTVKAGGEYFASAVGEVNVVTMMKSCQAIIGGEGNGGVIYPESHYGRDALVGIALFLTSLAKFGKSASVLRRTYPSYYISKNKIELTPDINVDHILARIQARYSKQPINTIDGVRIEFNREWVHLRKSNTEPIIRIYSESETYTTANNLANKIISDIKEIISEPKN is encoded by the coding sequence GTGACGTTAATCAAATCCATTTCAGGAATCAGGGGAATTGTGGGCGGAAAACCCGGCGAGGCACTGACTCCGATTGATGTTGTCAAATTTTCAGCTGCTTATGGTACCTGGCTGAGACACACTAATCCAGAAAATTCAAAAGTAATTATTGGCAGAGATGCCAGGCTCTCCGGACAAATGGTGAGCAGGCTGGTGGCCGGAACCTTGCAGGGAGTTGGGCTCAACGTGGTGGACCTGGGGCTGTCTACCACCCCCACTGTAGAGATAGCCGTGGCTGTTGAAAAAGCTGCTGGGGGTATTATTCTGACGGCAAGCCACAATCCGATACAATGGAATGCATTAAAGCTGTTAAATCATCTGGGGGAGTTTATCTCGGAGGAGGATGGTGCCGAAATATTAAGAATTGCGGATGCGGAGGATTTCGTTTTTGTCGATGTAAAAAAACTGGGTAGTTACCAGAGCGACGATACCTATCTGCAGAAACATATCGAACATGTCCTGGGGCTGGCGCTGGTTGACACGGCAGCGATAAAAAATGCCAATTTCAGAATTGTCGTTGATGCAGTGAATTCAACCGGCGGGATTGCGGTGCCTATGCTGCTGGAGGCGCTGGGTGTGGAACCCAAAAATATAAAGCTGATTAACTGTGAGCCAACCGGAAATTTTGCGCATAACCCTGAGCCGCTTCCTGAGCACCTCAGAGAAATAAGCAAGGAACTGGAACAGGGGTCATTTAATCTTGGAATTGTAGTGGATCCCGATGTAGACCGCCTGGCGTTGATGTGCGAGGATGGAACACCTTTTGGAGAAGAATATACCTTGGTTGCAGTTGCCGACTATGTGCTGAAAAATACGCCGGGCAATACGGTTTCAAACCTGTCGTCCACCGCAGCTTTACGCGACGTAACAGTAAAAGCCGGCGGGGAGTATTTTGCCTCGGCCGTAGGAGAGGTGAATGTAGTGACCATGATGAAATCCTGCCAGGCAATAATCGGCGGAGAAGGCAATGGGGGCGTAATTTATCCTGAAAGCCATTACGGGCGGGATGCATTGGTGGGCATTGCATTATTTCTGACCAGCCTGGCTAAATTTGGGAAGTCGGCATCGGTACTCCGGCGAACTTACCCGAGTTATTATATATCCAAAAACAAGATAGAACTCACACCTGATATTAATGTGGATCATATACTGGCCCGCATACAGGCAAGATATTCAAAGCAGCCTATTAATACCATTGACGGTGTCAGGATAGAATTTAACAGAGAATGGGTTCATCTCCGGAAATCGAATACCGAGCCCATCATCCGGATTTATTCTGAGTCTGAAACGTATACAACAGCTAATAATCTGGCCAATAAGATCATATCGGATATTAAAGAGATTATTTCGGAACCAAAGAACTAA
- a CDS encoding alpha-E domain-containing protein yields MLSRVANSIYWMNRYMERVENYARFVGVNFNLALDLPPDIDEQWEPLLIATADHFLFYKYYEKPTKEDVIHFMTFDKRNPNSIISCLYEARENARTIRETISKEMWESINTFYLAIKGTSPDDFRNMDHMQTYFTDIRKNCQLFHGVVDASITRNEAWHFGRLGRHIERADKCSRFLDVKYFTLQQDSGTSGSTLDLMLWTAVLKSVSAYNMYRQTHRALTPMNIVAFLILDKLFPRSIAYCVRQAELSLYAIAGSIPERGHTNPAERALSKIRSELEFTDVEDVFKMGLHEYLDKFQIRNNEIDTAIFDRYFGLETESLSGQSMSQTSGSGKSQWMN; encoded by the coding sequence ATGCTAAGTCGAGTTGCTAATTCAATTTACTGGATGAACCGTTATATGGAACGTGTCGAAAATTACGCACGTTTCGTGGGAGTTAATTTTAATCTGGCCCTGGATTTGCCGCCTGATATCGATGAACAATGGGAGCCGTTGCTGATCGCCACTGCCGACCATTTTTTGTTTTATAAATACTACGAGAAACCGACTAAGGAGGATGTGATTCATTTCATGACTTTTGATAAACGAAATCCTAATTCGATTATCAGCTGCCTCTACGAAGCGCGTGAAAATGCCCGCACGATAAGGGAAACCATCTCCAAGGAAATGTGGGAAAGTATCAATACATTTTACCTGGCCATCAAAGGTACTTCGCCGGATGATTTCAGGAATATGGACCACATGCAAACCTATTTTACGGATATCCGTAAAAATTGCCAGTTATTTCATGGCGTAGTGGATGCTTCCATCACCCGCAACGAAGCATGGCATTTCGGGCGTCTGGGGCGGCATATTGAGCGGGCTGACAAATGCTCCCGTTTCCTGGATGTTAAATATTTTACCTTGCAGCAGGATAGCGGTACATCCGGTTCTACGCTTGATCTGATGCTCTGGACCGCGGTGCTGAAGTCGGTAAGTGCATATAACATGTACCGGCAGACACATCGTGCGCTGACGCCCATGAATATTGTCGCATTTCTTATTCTCGATAAATTGTTTCCGCGCTCCATCGCCTATTGCGTACGCCAGGCTGAGCTTTCACTTTATGCCATTGCGGGATCTATTCCCGAAAGAGGGCATACCAATCCTGCCGAAAGAGCACTGAGTAAAATACGTAGCGAGCTGGAATTTACGGATGTGGAAGACGTATTTAAAATGGGACTTCATGAGTATCTTGATAAATTCCAGATCCGGAATAATGAAATAGATACTGCCATTTTTGACCGGTATTTCGGGCTGGAAACGGAATCACTTTCAGGACAGTCGATGAGCCAGACGTCCGGCTCGGGTAAAAGTCAGTGGATGAACTGA
- a CDS encoding NADPH-dependent FMN reductase, whose protein sequence is MKISILSTSPRKASNSLKVARYISSQLPQDGHEISVFNFEDIDIPMIGRASLDISHLTLFQKNLIAVWEPAELVIFVVPEYNWTTSGELINAMHQLGEKEYASLFDNKVFAFVGVSSGRGGRRPCIEVGLLVNKLISFLNVHSVVSPKLFESHETARNLDEGGYSKGNAIYEKGIADFLKYTLEIAKKWHS, encoded by the coding sequence ATGAAAATCTCAATACTCTCAACTTCTCCGCGCAAAGCAAGTAACTCCTTAAAGGTAGCCAGATATATCAGCAGTCAGCTTCCGCAGGACGGTCATGAAATTTCTGTTTTCAATTTCGAGGATATTGATATACCCATGATCGGACGGGCCAGCCTGGATATCAGTCATCTGACCCTATTTCAAAAAAACCTTATCGCTGTCTGGGAACCTGCTGAGCTGGTAATCTTTGTAGTGCCCGAATACAACTGGACTACCAGCGGAGAGCTTATCAATGCCATGCATCAGCTCGGCGAAAAGGAATATGCATCTCTTTTTGACAACAAGGTATTTGCTTTTGTGGGGGTATCCAGCGGCCGCGGCGGGCGCAGGCCGTGTATTGAAGTGGGCCTACTTGTAAACAAGCTGATCAGCTTTCTGAACGTACACTCCGTGGTTTCACCCAAGCTTTTCGAGTCGCACGAAACTGCCAGGAACCTGGATGAAGGCGGGTATTCCAAAGGAAATGCCATTTATGAGAAAGGTATCGCCGACTTCCTGAAATATACACTGGAAATTGCGAAAAAGTGGCATTCATAA